In bacterium, the following proteins share a genomic window:
- a CDS encoding PASTA domain-containing protein → MKLWKFLIVLGIVGAVAAVLVAGINFLVLPSLVHSNEEVAVPDLRGASPQAAADLLRPLDLEVVVLRTSAHANMGAGLISDQVPAPDAGIRKGRVVKVVVSSGPATTGLTDLVGLSERQAGITLQRDSFQLGRVSRMQKEGLSEPQVVAQHPQPGTKLNKGSVVDLVVAEPGPSIHFMMPDLRGVPLFKARKLIDAAGLLTGEVDTERHSGAADNTILEQRPRAGARVAKGEVVDVLVSSR, encoded by the coding sequence ATGAAGCTGTGGAAATTCCTGATCGTGCTCGGCATCGTCGGTGCGGTGGCCGCCGTGCTGGTGGCCGGCATCAATTTCCTGGTGCTGCCCTCGCTCGTGCACAGCAACGAGGAAGTGGCGGTGCCGGACCTGCGCGGCGCCTCGCCCCAGGCCGCGGCCGACCTGCTGCGCCCGCTCGACCTGGAGGTCGTGGTCTTGCGCACCAGCGCCCATGCCAACATGGGTGCCGGCCTGATCAGCGACCAGGTCCCGGCGCCCGACGCGGGCATCCGCAAGGGGCGCGTGGTCAAGGTGGTGGTCAGCAGCGGGCCGGCGACGACGGGCCTTACCGACCTGGTGGGCCTCTCGGAACGACAGGCGGGCATCACCCTGCAGCGCGACAGTTTCCAGCTGGGCCGCGTCTCGAGAATGCAGAAGGAAGGCCTGAGCGAGCCCCAGGTGGTGGCCCAGCACCCGCAGCCGGGCACGAAGCTGAACAAGGGTTCGGTGGTGGACCTGGTGGTGGCCGAGCCGGGCCCCAGCATCCACTTCATGATGCCCGACCTGCGCGGCGTGCCGCTGTTCAAGGCCCGCAAGCTGATCGACGCCGCCGGCCTGCTGACGGGCGAAGTCGACACCGAACGCCACTCCGGCGCCGCCGACAACACGATCCTGGAACAGCGTCCGCGGGCCGGCGCCCGCGTGGCGAAGGGGGAAGTCGTTGACGTCCTGGTCTCGTCCCGCTGA
- the ruvB gene encoding Holliday junction branch migration DNA helicase RuvB: MRDQRWTDPGQREEERELETSLRPRRLADFVGQEKVKDNLRVFITAARARGEVLDHVLLHGPPGLGKTTLAQILAAEMGLEIRLTSGPAFGNGAELIALLSEQADKRAIFIDEIHRLSRVIEEHLYPAMEDWRVELIIDKGPNARHFNLQLEPFTLIGATTRAGLITPALRSRFGIVCHLDFYPADELAIIVRRSAVILGVSLADDGALEIARRSRGTPRAANRLLRRVRDFAQVDGRLTVDREAADAALNRLGVDALGLEPLDRRYLETMAGHFAGGPVGVQNLAVSLGEECDTLEDVVEPYLIQSGLMMRTPRGRELTARGWTHLGLQPPANSGAAGVAAAGGVLPELP, encoded by the coding sequence GTGCGCGACCAGCGATGGACCGACCCGGGGCAGCGTGAAGAGGAGCGCGAGCTGGAGACCAGCCTGCGGCCCCGGCGCCTGGCCGACTTCGTCGGCCAGGAGAAGGTGAAGGACAACCTGCGCGTGTTCATCACCGCGGCCAGGGCGCGCGGCGAGGTGCTCGACCACGTGCTGCTGCACGGGCCCCCGGGACTGGGCAAGACCACGCTGGCGCAGATCCTCGCGGCCGAGATGGGGCTGGAGATCCGCCTGACCAGCGGGCCGGCCTTCGGCAACGGCGCCGAACTCATCGCGCTGCTCAGCGAGCAGGCGGACAAGCGCGCCATCTTCATCGACGAGATCCACCGGCTCAGCCGCGTGATCGAGGAGCACCTCTACCCGGCCATGGAGGACTGGCGGGTCGAACTGATCATCGACAAGGGCCCGAACGCGCGGCACTTCAACCTGCAGCTCGAGCCGTTCACGCTGATCGGCGCCACCACGCGCGCCGGGCTGATCACGCCGGCGCTCCGCAGCCGCTTCGGCATCGTCTGCCACCTGGACTTCTACCCGGCCGACGAGCTGGCGATCATTGTCCGGCGCAGCGCCGTCATCCTCGGTGTCTCGCTGGCCGACGACGGCGCGCTGGAGATCGCCCGGCGCAGCCGCGGCACGCCGCGCGCGGCCAACCGGCTGCTCAGGCGCGTACGCGATTTCGCCCAGGTGGACGGTCGCCTGACCGTCGACCGTGAGGCGGCCGACGCGGCACTGAACCGGCTCGGGGTCGACGCGCTGGGCCTGGAGCCGCTCGACCGTCGCTACCTCGAGACCATGGCCGGACACTTCGCCGGCGGCCCGGTGGGCGTGCAGAACCTGGCCGTGAGCCTGGGCGAGGAGTGCGACACGCTCGAGGACGTGGTCGAGCCGTACCTGATCCAGTCGGGCCTGATGATGCGCACGCCGCGGGGCCGCGAGCTGACCGCGCGCGGCTGGACGCATCTCGGCCTGCAGCCGCCGGCCAACAGCGGCGCGGCCGGGGTCGCAGCCGCCGGCGGCGTCCTGCCCGAGCTGCCCTAG
- a CDS encoding sigma 54-interacting transcriptional regulator, with protein sequence MLRQHSLGQRPSPDPRLRIRTPSPAPAYNQAQELQFPREEALALEFLGDVYRDEGQTESARRFYARAMAIGLQIAPEGDIVMELRRRNGECFGLENRAAEAMPELQRALDMSRAQKDRFEEGVTLRVMSEVAYRSHDLANARRFIDKSCALLVEIGARHEAAIALLHSVDLRLAEVETGRGQSPRAMLLDQAWRQATEALDLFMRVDVRWWTDKCRATVARVSAMRSAAERGAADAKSKLAGYAPGDIIVHASTAMRDLVQLCDMFASCDDPVLVTGETGTGKEVVARRLHTHGRRADGPLVVVNVAAIPQTMFEREFFGHTKGAFSGADRDSQGYAAQADGGTLFLDEIGDLPLEVQPKLLRLLQEGTYQAIGDPKVRRTDVRLIAATNANLRQHVAEGKFRADLYYRLQTLELDIAPLRDRPEDVLPLLRHFLSLAANRPVDLAEYFNRRSLAQLVQHEWPGNAREIAMVAKRAHLALLAQGRVLVQVAKTDGSYLLADGPGDMPTIEEAAPAFLTPVEAAERTRILLAIEANGGSRLLAAQSLGMGRSTLYRKLARLGIATRQD encoded by the coding sequence ATGCTTCGCCAACATAGCCTTGGGCAACGTCCATCGCCTGACCCGCGACTTCGAATCCGCACGCCGTCACCTGCACCCGCCTACAACCAGGCGCAGGAACTGCAATTCCCCCGGGAAGAGGCCCTGGCCCTGGAGTTCCTCGGCGATGTGTACCGCGACGAGGGCCAGACCGAATCCGCGCGGCGCTTCTATGCGAGGGCGATGGCCATCGGTCTGCAGATCGCGCCCGAAGGCGACATCGTGATGGAGTTGCGCCGGCGCAACGGTGAGTGTTTCGGGCTGGAGAATCGGGCGGCCGAGGCGATGCCCGAGTTGCAGCGCGCGCTCGACATGAGTCGCGCGCAAAAGGATCGCTTCGAGGAGGGCGTCACGTTGCGCGTGATGTCCGAGGTGGCGTACCGGTCGCACGACCTGGCGAATGCGCGGCGGTTCATCGACAAGTCTTGCGCGTTGCTGGTGGAGATCGGTGCGCGGCACGAGGCGGCCATTGCGCTGCTGCACAGTGTCGACCTGCGGTTGGCCGAAGTGGAGACGGGGCGTGGTCAGAGTCCGCGCGCCATGCTGCTCGACCAGGCGTGGCGGCAGGCGACTGAGGCGCTCGACCTGTTCATGCGGGTGGATGTGCGCTGGTGGACGGACAAGTGCCGGGCCACGGTGGCGCGCGTGTCGGCGATGCGAAGTGCGGCCGAGCGCGGCGCGGCCGACGCCAAGTCGAAGCTGGCCGGCTACGCGCCGGGCGATATCATCGTGCATGCGAGCACGGCGATGCGCGACCTGGTCCAGCTCTGCGACATGTTCGCTTCGTGCGATGACCCGGTGCTGGTCACCGGCGAGACGGGCACCGGCAAGGAAGTCGTCGCGCGGCGCCTGCACACGCATGGGCGGCGCGCCGATGGTCCGCTCGTCGTCGTGAACGTGGCGGCGATCCCGCAGACGATGTTCGAACGCGAGTTCTTCGGCCATACGAAGGGCGCCTTCAGCGGCGCCGATCGCGACAGCCAGGGCTATGCGGCGCAGGCCGACGGCGGCACGCTGTTTCTCGACGAGATCGGTGACCTGCCGCTGGAGGTGCAGCCGAAGCTGTTGCGTCTTCTGCAGGAGGGCACGTACCAGGCCATCGGTGACCCGAAGGTGCGCCGCACCGATGTGCGGTTGATCGCGGCGACGAACGCCAACCTGCGGCAACACGTGGCCGAGGGGAAGTTCCGCGCCGACCTCTACTATCGCCTGCAGACGCTCGAGCTCGACATCGCGCCGTTGCGCGATCGCCCCGAGGACGTCCTGCCGCTGCTGCGCCATTTCCTCAGCCTGGCAGCCAATCGCCCGGTCGATCTTGCCGAGTACTTCAATCGGCGCAGCCTGGCGCAGCTGGTGCAGCACGAATGGCCGGGCAACGCGCGCGAGATCGCGATGGTCGCGAAGCGCGCCCACCTGGCCCTGCTGGCGCAGGGGAGGGTGCTCGTCCAGGTTGCGAAGACCGACGGGTCGTACCTCCTGGCCGACGGCCCGGGTGACATGCCCACGATCGAAGAGGCGGCGCCTGCCTTCCTCACGCCGGTCGAGGCCGCGGAGCGCACGCGCATCCTGCTGGCCATCGAGGCGAACGGCGGCAGCCGGTTGCTGGCCGCGCAATCGCTGGGGATGGGGCGCAGCACGCTGTACCGGAAGCTGGCGCGGTTGGGCATCGCAACACGGCAAGACTGA
- a CDS encoding methionyl-tRNA formyltransferase — MRVVFMGSPDFAVPSLEALIEARFDVRLVVTQPDRPAGRGRHLLPTAVKQVALEHHLPVREFGRGEHAAVCAEVLACEPEAVIVAAFGHILREPLLSTPKYGCINVHASLLPRWRGVSPIQYSILHGDTWSGVTIMRMDAGVDTGPILGLRAVPIGPEDTAGELLDRLAGQGADLLLEVMRGLPTGQVVPEQQDEADAVYAPKLTRALSALRWDRDVVTVHNQVRALQPWPGCTTFLGEQQLKITQASPTSLNSVGREPGTVLAVRPEGVVVACGHGALLLTGLQVPGRRPLPVDEFLRGFAIRPGDVLRS, encoded by the coding sequence ATGCGCGTCGTTTTCATGGGCTCCCCCGACTTCGCGGTGCCGAGTCTCGAGGCGTTGATCGAGGCGCGGTTCGACGTGCGCCTGGTGGTCACGCAGCCGGACCGCCCGGCCGGTCGCGGCCGTCACCTGCTGCCCACGGCCGTCAAGCAGGTGGCCCTGGAGCATCACCTGCCTGTGCGCGAGTTCGGCCGCGGCGAGCACGCCGCGGTCTGTGCCGAGGTGCTGGCCTGCGAGCCCGAGGCCGTGATCGTGGCCGCGTTCGGGCACATCCTGCGCGAGCCGCTCCTGTCGACGCCGAAGTACGGCTGCATCAACGTCCATGCGAGCCTGCTGCCGCGCTGGCGCGGCGTCTCGCCGATCCAGTACTCGATCCTGCACGGCGACACCTGGTCCGGCGTCACGATCATGCGCATGGACGCGGGCGTGGACACTGGTCCCATCCTCGGGCTGAGGGCGGTGCCCATCGGGCCGGAGGATACCGCGGGTGAACTGCTCGACCGCCTGGCGGGCCAGGGGGCCGACCTGCTGCTGGAAGTGATGCGCGGCCTGCCGACAGGCCAGGTCGTGCCCGAACAGCAGGACGAAGCCGATGCCGTCTACGCGCCCAAGCTGACGCGCGCGCTGTCGGCGCTGCGCTGGGATCGCGACGTGGTGACGGTGCACAACCAGGTGCGCGCCCTGCAGCCGTGGCCCGGGTGCACGACGTTCCTGGGCGAGCAGCAGCTGAAGATCACGCAGGCCAGCCCGACCTCGCTGAACTCCGTCGGCCGCGAGCCGGGCACGGTGCTGGCGGTGCGCCCCGAGGGCGTGGTCGTGGCCTGCGGCCACGGCGCGCTGCTCCTGACGGGCCTGCAGGTGCCGGGACGGCGCCCGCTGCCGGTGGACGAGTTCCTGCGGGGCTTCGCCATCCGCCCCGGCGACGTCCTGCGTTCATGA
- the rpe gene encoding ribulose-phosphate 3-epimerase: MVAPSLLSADFADLKGELDSLQACGADLLHLDIMDGHFVPNLTFGPFICEAIRRLTPLPLDAHLMMTHPHRYLEAFAKSGVDGITIHVEATCDVGAALDQIGALGCQRGLSLRPATDLGEMLPFLDRVDLVLVMSVPPGFGGQSFDEGAPERIAWLKQRRAEMGGRWLISVDGGINDVTGAACREAGADILVSGSWLMKAKDRAARAALLKG; this comes from the coding sequence CTGGTGGCGCCGTCGCTGCTCTCGGCCGATTTCGCCGACCTGAAGGGCGAGCTCGACTCGCTCCAGGCCTGCGGCGCCGACCTGCTGCACCTGGACATCATGGACGGGCACTTCGTGCCCAACCTTACCTTCGGCCCCTTCATCTGCGAGGCCATCCGCCGCCTGACGCCGCTGCCCCTGGACGCCCACCTCATGATGACCCACCCGCACCGCTACCTGGAGGCGTTCGCGAAGTCGGGCGTGGACGGCATCACCATCCACGTGGAAGCCACCTGCGACGTGGGCGCGGCCCTGGACCAGATCGGCGCCCTGGGCTGCCAGCGCGGCCTGTCGCTGCGCCCGGCCACCGACCTGGGCGAGATGCTGCCGTTCCTGGACCGCGTGGACCTGGTGCTGGTGATGAGCGTGCCGCCGGGCTTCGGCGGGCAGTCGTTCGACGAGGGCGCGCCTGAGCGCATCGCCTGGCTGAAGCAGCGGCGGGCCGAGATGGGCGGGCGGTGGCTGATCTCGGTGGATGGCGGGATCAACGATGTGACGGGCGCCGCGTGTCGGGAGGCGGGCGCCGATATCCTGGTGAGCGGGTCCTGGCTGATGAAGGCGAAGGATCGCGCCGCGAGGGCGGCGTTATTGAAAGGCTGA
- the ruvA gene encoding Holliday junction branch migration protein RuvA, which produces MIAFLEGIVVTGGTDAVVSVGGGIGLEVHLSTAAAAELPAPGEPVRLWTHLVVREDAWSLYGFLDPSERGMFRLLQTVSGIGPKVALGMLSKAGATEIAACLRGGDESALSRLPGIGKKTAARLVVELGNRLPELPQAGDGTGAAGARSAGAAAALAVLGAMGLAPGQAEQALQRAKQADPAAAADTETWVRAALRQLHRAG; this is translated from the coding sequence ATGATCGCATTCCTCGAAGGCATCGTGGTGACGGGCGGCACCGACGCGGTCGTGAGCGTCGGCGGCGGCATCGGCCTGGAGGTGCACCTGTCGACGGCCGCGGCGGCCGAGTTGCCGGCGCCGGGCGAGCCGGTGCGCCTGTGGACGCACCTGGTGGTGCGCGAGGACGCCTGGTCGCTGTACGGCTTCCTCGACCCGTCCGAGCGCGGGATGTTCCGCCTGTTGCAGACGGTCTCGGGCATCGGGCCGAAAGTGGCCCTCGGCATGTTGTCGAAGGCGGGCGCGACCGAGATCGCCGCCTGCCTGCGCGGGGGCGATGAATCGGCGCTGTCGCGGCTGCCGGGCATCGGCAAGAAGACCGCGGCGCGGCTGGTCGTCGAGCTGGGGAACCGGTTGCCCGAGCTGCCGCAGGCCGGCGACGGGACGGGAGCGGCCGGGGCGCGCTCGGCAGGTGCCGCGGCGGCGCTGGCGGTGCTCGGCGCGATGGGACTGGCTCCCGGGCAGGCTGAACAGGCACTGCAGCGGGCGAAGCAGGCCGACCCCGCGGCGGCCGCCGACACCGAAACCTGGGTGCGGGCCGCGTTGCGGCAGCTGCACCGGGCCGGCTGA
- the yajC gene encoding preprotein translocase subunit YajC: MLPVTVTATIAPFANAHLAQAAAPSGPSMLMQLLPIVLIFVVFWFLILRPQKKQQDVRKKMLEAIQRGDRVLTTGGIYGTVKDVKGDVLVLTIAENVKVEVAKGAITSVATGEG, from the coding sequence ATGCTTCCCGTGACCGTAACGGCTACCATCGCGCCTTTCGCGAACGCGCATCTGGCCCAGGCCGCGGCGCCCAGCGGCCCGTCGATGCTCATGCAGCTGCTGCCCATCGTCCTGATCTTCGTGGTGTTCTGGTTCCTCATCCTGCGTCCGCAGAAAAAGCAGCAGGACGTGCGGAAGAAGATGCTCGAGGCGATCCAGCGCGGCGACCGCGTGCTGACGACCGGCGGCATCTACGGAACGGTGAAGGACGTGAAGGGCGATGTCCTGGTCCTCACCATCGCCGAGAACGTGAAGGTCGAGGTGGCCAAGGGCGCCATCACGAGCGTCGCCACCGGCGAAGGCTGA
- a CDS encoding S-adenosylmethionine:tRNA ribosyltransferase-isomerase — MHDGDPAFQFDLPPELIAQEPALRRDGSRLLLVGDGGRVAGEAPFASLPRLLCAGDLLVLNESRVLPARLWCRRADTGGRIEILLIEPQSAAAPGAWRAMARPARRLRPGQALDVIDQPGSQLVVVARDDEGFVTVAPAGAGEPQDEDDADADADPGDRLAALAMRCGQMPLPPYIRREAGHDPHESADRERYQTVFAAPGIAAARSVAAPTAGLHFTPGVLAELGAAGVGTARVRLHVGPGTFQPPTAAQVASRRLHAERFELPAATAAAVAATRARGGRVIAVGTTALRVLETVARLPLPAEAADGAAWHADQGDNNAGSAGFFTGAARREDGHWAVAGTTRLFIAPPDRVTAADGLLTNFHLPGSSLLMLVASLVGDPAWREVYREAVARRLRFYSYGDCMLALPGLAAAGAPTGDVT, encoded by the coding sequence ATGCACGACGGTGACCCCGCATTCCAGTTCGACCTGCCGCCTGAGCTGATCGCGCAGGAGCCGGCGCTGCGGCGCGACGGCTCGCGCCTGCTGCTGGTCGGCGACGGTGGCCGCGTTGCCGGTGAAGCCCCGTTCGCGTCGCTGCCGCGCCTGCTGTGCGCCGGCGACCTGCTCGTGCTCAACGAGAGCCGCGTGCTGCCGGCCCGGCTGTGGTGCCGGCGTGCGGACACCGGCGGGCGCATCGAGATCCTGCTCATCGAGCCGCAGTCGGCGGCGGCGCCCGGCGCCTGGCGGGCGATGGCCCGGCCGGCGCGGCGGTTGCGGCCGGGACAGGCGCTGGACGTGATCGACCAGCCGGGCTCGCAGCTGGTGGTCGTGGCGCGCGACGACGAAGGGTTCGTGACGGTGGCGCCGGCAGGTGCGGGCGAGCCGCAAGACGAGGACGACGCCGACGCCGATGCCGATCCCGGCGACCGGCTGGCAGCCCTGGCGATGCGCTGCGGCCAGATGCCGCTGCCTCCGTACATCCGCCGCGAGGCGGGGCACGACCCGCACGAGTCCGCCGATCGCGAGCGCTACCAGACCGTGTTCGCGGCGCCGGGCATCGCTGCGGCGCGTTCGGTGGCGGCGCCCACGGCCGGGCTGCACTTCACGCCGGGCGTGCTGGCCGAACTGGGCGCCGCCGGCGTGGGCACGGCGCGCGTGCGCCTGCATGTGGGACCGGGCACGTTCCAGCCGCCGACCGCGGCGCAGGTCGCCTCAAGGCGCCTGCACGCCGAGCGCTTCGAACTGCCGGCGGCCACGGCCGCAGCGGTGGCCGCGACGAGGGCGCGCGGTGGCCGCGTGATCGCCGTCGGCACCACGGCGCTGCGGGTGCTCGAGACGGTGGCCCGGCTGCCGCTGCCCGCCGAAGCGGCCGACGGCGCCGCCTGGCATGCCGACCAGGGAGACAACAACGCCGGAAGCGCCGGCTTCTTCACCGGCGCGGCGCGGCGCGAGGACGGCCACTGGGCGGTGGCCGGGACCACGCGCTTGTTCATCGCGCCGCCCGACCGGGTGACGGCCGCCGACGGCCTGCTGACGAATTTCCACCTGCCGGGCTCGTCGCTGCTGATGCTCGTGGCCTCGCTGGTGGGCGACCCGGCCTGGCGCGAGGTGTACCGCGAGGCGGTGGCGCGCCGGCTGCGCTTCTACAGCTACGGGGACTGCATGCTGGCGCTGCCGGGCCTGGCTGCGGCAGGCGCCCCAACCGGAGACGTGACATGA
- the tgt gene encoding tRNA guanosine(34) transglycosylase Tgt, giving the protein MPLDTPFSFTVLGREDRARRGVLRCGHAEVPTPVFMPVGTVGSVKAVTFEQVAATGSRLILGNTYHLYLRPGHELVARRGGLHRFQGWDGALLTDSAGFQVFSLSELNRITDDGVEFRSHLDGSKHFFNPELSMEIQLALGSDIVMAFDQCAPYGADPAEVKRAVERTTRWLRRCRDVFGGRTVRDGWERVLFGIMQGGVDEPLRRRSAAEITELDLPGYAVGGLSVGEPTAAMREMTDLAAGLLPPDKPRYLMGVGFPDDILAGVAAGIDMFDCVLPTRMARTGTVLTRDGRLVVKNQEYAEDDRPLDTECGCPVCARHSRAYVRHLFQAREMLGPTLATIHNLHFYQELMAGIRTALEEGRFADYARLAGGRWRDGEAARLDGVKRRSG; this is encoded by the coding sequence ATGCCGCTCGACACCCCGTTCTCGTTCACCGTGCTCGGCCGCGAGGACCGCGCCCGGCGCGGCGTGCTCCGCTGCGGTCACGCCGAGGTGCCGACGCCGGTCTTCATGCCGGTCGGCACCGTGGGCTCGGTCAAGGCGGTCACGTTCGAGCAGGTGGCGGCCACCGGATCGCGACTCATCCTCGGCAACACCTACCACCTGTACCTGCGGCCGGGGCACGAACTGGTGGCGCGGCGCGGCGGCCTGCACCGCTTCCAGGGGTGGGACGGCGCGCTGCTGACCGACAGCGCTGGCTTCCAGGTGTTCTCGCTGAGCGAACTCAACCGCATCACCGACGACGGGGTCGAGTTCCGTTCGCACCTGGACGGGAGCAAACATTTCTTCAACCCCGAACTGAGCATGGAGATCCAGCTGGCCCTCGGCTCGGACATCGTCATGGCCTTCGACCAGTGCGCGCCCTACGGCGCCGATCCGGCCGAGGTGAAGCGCGCGGTGGAGCGGACGACACGCTGGCTGCGCCGTTGCCGCGACGTCTTCGGCGGGCGCACGGTGCGCGACGGCTGGGAGCGCGTGCTGTTCGGCATCATGCAGGGCGGGGTGGATGAGCCGCTGCGGCGCCGCTCGGCCGCCGAGATCACCGAGCTGGACCTGCCTGGCTACGCGGTGGGCGGCCTGTCGGTGGGTGAGCCCACCGCGGCGATGCGCGAGATGACCGATCTGGCGGCGGGGCTGCTGCCGCCGGACAAGCCGCGCTACCTGATGGGCGTGGGATTTCCCGACGACATCCTGGCCGGCGTTGCGGCCGGCATCGACATGTTCGATTGTGTGCTGCCGACGCGGATGGCGCGCACGGGCACCGTGCTGACGCGCGACGGTCGCCTGGTCGTGAAGAATCAGGAATACGCCGAGGATGACCGGCCGCTCGACACGGAGTGCGGCTGCCCCGTCTGCGCGCGCCACTCGCGGGCTTATGTACGGCACCTGTTCCAGGCGCGGGAGATGCTCGGCCCCACGCTGGCGACCATCCACAACCTGCACTTCTACCAGGAGCTGATGGCGGGCATCCGCACCGCCCTGGAGGAGGGCCGTTTCGCCGACTACGCCCGCCTGGCCGGGGGGCGCTGGCGGGACGGCGAGGCCGCCCGCCTGGACGGCGTGAAACGACGCTCCGGCTGA